One Thiocapsa sp. genomic window carries:
- a CDS encoding GNAT family N-acetyltransferase — MHRPLLSFMLSTPQLRLSAREAPWDTAVYREPVVQVEEFELIDPKGAISDYTEFQSWLDVERISIVGCRLAHEQLRESMFLEAHGFRFVEMVLHPRLDRLQGLTIPEDDLKIAPADTTDLANLQEIAECAFGHERYHVDPRLDPRLGDKRYGRWVRNSHHHPTQRLLKVLDGERLVGLFIVERQADLTVYWHLTAIAPQWQGRGYGRRVWMAMLHHHQVEGFETVTTTISARNIPVLNLYAKLQFRFMPPEMTFHWVRPS; from the coding sequence ATGCATCGACCCCTGCTCAGTTTTATGCTGTCGACCCCGCAGTTACGACTCTCGGCGCGAGAGGCACCTTGGGACACAGCGGTTTACAGGGAACCGGTTGTTCAAGTCGAAGAGTTTGAGCTCATTGATCCGAAAGGTGCTATATCCGACTACACAGAGTTTCAGAGCTGGCTGGATGTCGAACGGATCAGCATCGTGGGCTGCCGTCTCGCGCATGAACAACTGAGGGAATCGATGTTCCTCGAAGCGCATGGGTTTCGCTTTGTTGAGATGGTGCTGCATCCGAGACTGGATCGGCTGCAAGGGCTAACTATCCCCGAAGACGATCTAAAGATTGCTCCAGCCGATACAACAGATCTCGCAAACTTGCAAGAAATCGCCGAGTGCGCCTTCGGTCACGAACGTTATCATGTGGATCCACGACTCGATCCCCGGCTTGGCGACAAGCGCTATGGCCGCTGGGTACGAAACAGCCATCATCATCCGACACAGCGCTTGCTCAAGGTATTGGACGGAGAGCGCTTGGTAGGCCTGTTCATCGTTGAAAGACAGGCGGACCTAACGGTGTATTGGCACTTAACCGCGATCGCACCTCAATGGCAAGGGCGCGGTTATGGCCGAAGGGTCTGGATGGCCATGTTGCATCATCATCAAGTCGAAGGCTTTGAAACCGTGACAACGACGATCTCCGCGCGCAATATCCCTGTGCTAAATCTTTACGCAAAGCTCCAGTTTCGTTTCATGCCGCCAGAGATGACCTTCCACTGGGTGCGCCCTTCATGA